A window of the Streptomyces luomodiensis genome harbors these coding sequences:
- the gyrB gene encoding DNA topoisomerase (ATP-hydrolyzing) subunit B, translated as MLCQKGRFVADSGNPIENIPSTTSDGEALAPPSYDASAITVLEGLDAVRKRPGMYIGSTGERGLHHLVYEVVDNSVDEALAGHADTIEVTILPDGGVRVVDNGRGIPVDLHPVEKKPAVEVVLTVLHAGGKFGGGGYAVSGGLHGVGVSVVNALSSKVAVEVKRDGFRWTQDYKLGTPTAPLAKNEAITETGTTVTFWADPDIFETTEYSFETLARRFQEMAFLNKGLTISLTDEREAHVDEEGKPLSVKYHYEGGIVDFVTYLNSRKGELVHPTVIGFEAEDKERMLSLEVAMQWNAQYTEGVYSFANTIHTHEGGTHEEGFRAALTYLINKYARDKKLLRERDDNLTGEDIREGLTAIISVKLGEPQFEGQTKTKLGNTEAKTFVQKIVNEHLADWLDRNPNEAADIVRKGIQAATARVAARKARDLTRRKGLLETASLPGKLSDCQSNDPSKCEIFIVEGDSAGGSAKSGRNPQYQAILPIRGKILNVEKARVDKILQNNEVQALISAFGTGVHEDFDIAKLRYHKIILMADADVDGQHINTLLLTFLFRFMRPLVEAGHVFLSRPPLYKIKWGRDDFEYAYSDRERDALIQAGREQGKRIKDDSVQRFKGLGEMNAEELRVTTMDPDHRVLGQVTLDDAAQADDLFSVLMGEDVEARRSFIQRNAKDVRFLDI; from the coding sequence GTGCTGTGCCAGAAAGGGCGCTTCGTGGCCGATTCCGGCAACCCCATCGAAAACATTCCGTCCACCACCTCCGACGGCGAGGCTCTGGCTCCGCCGTCATACGACGCCAGTGCGATCACCGTCCTGGAGGGGCTGGACGCGGTCCGCAAGCGACCCGGTATGTACATCGGTTCCACCGGTGAGCGCGGCCTGCACCACCTCGTCTACGAGGTCGTCGACAACTCCGTCGACGAGGCCCTGGCCGGTCACGCGGACACCATCGAGGTGACGATCCTGCCCGACGGCGGCGTCCGCGTCGTCGACAACGGCCGTGGCATCCCGGTGGACCTGCACCCCGTGGAGAAGAAGCCCGCCGTCGAGGTCGTGCTGACCGTGCTGCACGCGGGCGGCAAGTTCGGCGGCGGCGGCTACGCCGTCTCCGGTGGTCTGCACGGCGTCGGTGTCTCGGTCGTCAACGCGCTCTCGTCGAAGGTGGCGGTCGAGGTCAAGCGGGACGGCTTCCGCTGGACCCAGGACTACAAGCTGGGCACCCCCACCGCGCCGCTGGCCAAGAACGAGGCGATCACCGAGACCGGCACCACGGTCACCTTCTGGGCCGACCCGGACATCTTCGAGACCACCGAGTACTCCTTCGAGACGCTGGCCCGGCGGTTCCAGGAGATGGCGTTCCTCAACAAGGGGCTGACCATCTCGCTGACCGACGAGCGCGAGGCCCACGTGGACGAGGAGGGCAAGCCGCTCTCCGTGAAGTACCACTACGAGGGCGGCATCGTCGACTTCGTCACCTACCTCAACTCCCGCAAGGGCGAGCTGGTCCACCCCACGGTGATCGGCTTCGAGGCCGAGGACAAGGAGCGGATGCTCTCCCTCGAGGTCGCGATGCAGTGGAACGCCCAGTACACCGAGGGTGTCTACAGCTTCGCGAACACCATCCACACCCATGAGGGCGGTACCCACGAGGAGGGCTTCCGCGCCGCGCTGACGTACCTGATCAACAAGTACGCGCGCGACAAGAAGCTGCTCCGGGAGCGCGACGACAACCTCACCGGTGAGGACATCCGCGAGGGCCTGACCGCGATCATCTCGGTGAAGCTCGGCGAGCCGCAGTTCGAGGGCCAGACCAAGACCAAGCTGGGCAACACGGAGGCCAAGACCTTCGTCCAGAAGATCGTCAACGAGCATCTCGCCGACTGGCTGGACCGCAACCCCAATGAGGCCGCGGACATCGTCCGCAAGGGGATTCAGGCGGCGACGGCCCGGGTCGCGGCCCGTAAGGCGCGCGATCTGACTCGCCGCAAGGGGCTGCTGGAGACGGCGTCGCTGCCGGGCAAGCTGAGCGACTGCCAGTCCAATGACCCGTCGAAGTGCGAGATCTTCATCGTCGAGGGTGACTCCGCCGGCGGCTCGGCCAAGTCCGGCCGTAACCCGCAGTACCAGGCGATCCTCCCGATCCGCGGCAAGATCCTCAATGTCGAGAAGGCCCGCGTCGACAAGATCCTCCAGAACAACGAGGTCCAGGCGCTGATCTCCGCCTTCGGCACCGGCGTGCACGAGGACTTCGACATCGCCAAACTCCGCTATCACAAGATCATTCTGATGGCGGACGCCGATGTCGACGGCCAGCACATCAACACCCTGCTGCTGACCTTCCTCTTCCGCTTCATGCGCCCGCTGGTCGAGGCGGGGCATGTCTTCCTGTCCCGTCCGCCGCTCTACAAGATCAAGTGGGGCCGGGACGACTTCGAGTACGCGTACTCGGACCGGGAGCGGGACGCGCTGATCCAGGCCGGCCGGGAACAGGGCAAGCGCATCAAGGACGACTCGGTCCAGCGCTTCAAGGGTCTGGGCGAGATGAACGCCGAAGAGCTCCGGGTGACCACCATGGACCCCGACCACCGCGTCCTGGGCCAGGTCACCCTGGACGACGCGGCGCAGGCCGACGACCTGTTCTCGGTCCTGATGGGTGAGGACGTCGAGGCACGGCGCTCGTTCATCCAGCGCAACGCCAAGGATGTCCGCTTCCTCGACATCTGA